The Flavobacterium faecale genomic sequence TTGCAATTTCGACTTCCACTCCTTTATCACCGCCACCAATCACACCTTTTTTAACGAGGGTAACCAAGACAGCAATAACGATAACAACAAGGGCTAATAAATAATATAATCTTTTCTTTGACATGGTTATGGTATGTTTACAATCGGAATCCCAAAATAGAATTCCAAAATCTTAATTTTAAATATATAATCGTACTTCGTTCTTAATACTTCCGACTGTGCATTAGACAGTAAAGTTTGTGATTGACTCAATTCGAATGCGTTCATTAAACCAACATCGAATTTTTCTTTTGCATATCTAAAAGATTCCTGTCTAGCTTCAAGCGCTTCTACTGAAGATTCATGAGCTTTTAAGGCCCCTTTGGCATCTGTAAACGCAGTATAAACCGAGCGCTCAAGATCTAAGTTTTGTTGTTCAAGTGCAATCTTTGACTTTTGAAAGTTTACTTGAGAACGTTCAACATTATTTCGAACTGAAAAACCGTTAAGAATTGGAATATTCAATTGTAACCCAAACGACTGTCCTTTGTTATCATTAAATTGTTGAAAAAATGGCGGTGCACTTTGAAGTCCGATAATACTACCTGTAGCATCACGCAAGGGCACATCTGAATAGGAAATCCTCGTATTATAGTTGTAAAAACCCTTCAATGTAGGCTGAAAAGCTCCTCTTGCAATAGCAATATTCTTCTCGGCAATAGCCAAATTTGTTTCAGCAATTCGCAAAGGAGTTCTTTTTTCTTTGGCAACTTTTAAAATAGACTGTGGATCTTCTGTCAAAATATTGTATCCGACTTCAAAAACACTTTTTTCTTCTATGTCGAAAGTAACGAAATCCTCTAATTGAAGCAATTGTGCCAAACTTAGTTTAGAAATTAGCAGTACATTTTCGGCGGTAACAATTCTTTGATTATCAGCAGCTACCGTTGCCTTACTATCTAATAAATCTCCGCGTGCAATCGTACCCGTGTTGACCAACTCTTGCGTACGTACATTTTGCTTTTTATCAATTTCTAATTGTACCTTTTGAACTTTTAAATTTTCTACATTAAATAGTACCTGCAAATAAGCATTTGCAACGTTTAGCGAGATATCCTCTTTCATTTTGGTAAGCTGATATTGAGCAGCAACTAGTGAAAGGTTGTTTTTTCTAAGTGTATTCTGATTTTGCAAACCTTTATAAATATCTACACTCACAGTACCTGCTGCAGAAGTAAATTGCGTGGTCTTATTTTGCAAAATACCCGTTGTGATATCCTGATTAAGACCAATATTCCAAGAATGAGAAGAAGACGCATTTACTGATGGTAAAAAGTTACCAAAGGCCTGCTTCTTGTCAATTACTGCCAAATCAACATCAAGATCAGATTGCTGAATAGAAATGTTGTGCGTAAGGGCATAGGAAACACAATCTTCAAGTGTCCATTTTTTTGACTGTGCACTTGCTATTATTTGAGACAGAAAAAGAGATAATAAAAGTAAATTAGTAATTTTTTTCATGTTGATCGTTGTAGAAGCTTTTCTTCAAAACAAATCTATGAATTTTAAAAACAACAGACTAATCAATTGCAACGAAAGAACGCACAAAAAAACTCCCATCTATAAAGACAGGAGTTAAAACCAAACAAATACCTTCATTTAAAAACTGGATATTATATGCTTACTAATTCAAAATGGTTTTAAAACAGAGTAGTATTCTCTACAAATACTACAGTATTTTCTATACTAAATTACAAAATACTATATAGGTTGACCATAAATTTCAAAAAAAAACCAAGAGCAAACTGGTTCGCCAATTCTAACCTATTTTTAATGCTAAATAATTGCAAAAATTTTTCCCAAAACCAAAGTTACCATCGAAGAAAAAGGAGGATTTCGAGCTATTCTTTATTAATTCTTATAGCCATTATCACTTTTTAACAATAGCAACCTAGTTGGTTATAAAATTTTAACTACAAAAAAATTCATTATTTATGTGCGAAAAAACAACATTCAACATAAAGAATACTTTTTAATACTCAAAAATAAAGACCATTAATACCTTTATACCTTAGTAATAATTTTTACTTTTGACTTCAATAAAGACATCCTAAAAATGAGAAGAACTTCATTCATAATTTTGCTTATAACTACACTTTTTTTAAATTCTTGTAGTACATTACAAAAAATAGATAGCTTAAAACCTGAACCAGATGATGCAAGCCCTATTGTATATGAAACCGTTCCCTCGTTTATAAACTTACCCATCAAAATCAAATTAAAAGATATCGAAAACCAAACGAACAGTCTTCTTAATGGTTTGATTTATGAAGACAATACTATAGAAGATGATGATATCGCTTTGAAAATTTGGAAAACTGCTCCAATTAAAATTTCGAATAATGGAAGCACTGCCACAAACAATAGCACGACAACTGTACTTCCATTAAAAATGGAATTTAAATACCGCATTGGCACCAAAACATTGGGAATCGAAATGTATGATGTTCGCACCTTTAATCTAAATGGTATCGTTACGCTAACAAGTAAAGTGCAACTGTCCAATTGGAAATTGAACACCGTAACAACATTAAAGTCTATAGATTGGAGTGAGAGTCCAACCATGACTGTTTTAGGCAAAAACATGCCGATAACCTACCTTGCCAATCCTGCTTTAAAAATTTTTAAAACTAAGATCGAAAAAACGATAGACGAAACCATTGAAAAATCAATGGACTTCAAACCAAATGTTCTGGAAGCCTTAGACAAGATTAGCACTCCATTTCAGATAAACGAAGCCTATGAAAGTTGGTTACGTATCAATCCTACTGAAATCTATGCCAGCAATGCGCAGCTACAAGGCGATAACTTAATAATGAACATGGGTTTAAAATGCACCATGGAAACATTAATTGGTAGACAGCCACAAACAAAATTCGATTCCTCTAAAATAACTTTGAAGGCAGCATCAAAAATTCCAAACCAAATAACAGCCAACATTATTGCGGTATCGAGTTATAATGATGCTTCGAAAATAATGACAAAAAATTTTAGCGGTCAAGAATTTGGATCAGGTTCTAAAAAGATTAAAGTACAAAAAGTAGACCTTTGGCACAAAGATGGTAAAATGATTATAGCGCTAGAAATGATAGGTAGTATTAACGGTGCTATATATTTGTCTGGTTTTCCAAAATATGATGAAAGTAGGAAAGAAATTTACTTTGACAATCTTGACTATGTACTCGATACCAAAAGCAAAATTATGCGTACTGCAAATTGGTTAGGTCAAGCCTATATCTTAAAAAAGATTCAACAGAGCTGTCGCTATTCAATAATTCCAAATTTAGAAGAAGGACAAAAAACATTGATGACGTACCTCACCAATTACTCTCCAATGCACGGCGTTTATGTCAATGGAAAAACAGATGCTATTCGATTTGAAAAAATACAACTTACTAACAACGCCATACTTGCCTCATTAAAAATAAATGGCACGATAGATATCACTGTAGATGGATTGAAATAAAGATTATTTATTATTCTTTTTCATCTTGTAAATGGCGTAGGCGGCTCCTGCAACCAACAAATAAGGAATAACCATTAAGTAGACAATCCCATCATTAACTGCTTCTGCTTGTACCTTATTTGCGTCGCCTCCTAACGAAGCACGACACATAGCACATTGCGCTTGGGCAGCACAACTAAATAAAAAACTAAAAACGATAATTAGAAAAGACTTGCGCATATCAATTATTAAAAATTATAGTAAGGTGCAATCATGAGATATACCACCACACCTGTAACAGCTACATACAACCAAATAGGAAATGTAATCTTCGCTATTTTTTTATGCTTATCAAAGACCTGAGCCAAAGCTCTAACGTAAGTAATCAACACCATAGGAATAATGGCAATAGACAATATAATATGCGTAATCAATATAAAATAATACACATATTTAATAACACCCTCACCACCAAACTTAGTAGAATCTGAAGTCATGTGATAGGCTATATACATCACCAAAAAAGCTAATGAACAACCAATAGCAGTCTTCATTAAATTTTCATGTAATTTTAAATTCCCATTTTTCACAGCAAATACAGCTGCAATCAAGATTATTGCGGTCAAACCATTGATAGACGCATAGATTGGTGGCAAGAAACTCAATGGAGCTACATCAAACCCTAATTTTCTTAAGTTAACACCAAAAAGAATTGCAACTACTACCGGAATAGCGATAGACAATACAACGATCCATTTATTATATTTCTGTTCTAAATCTTCCTTTTTCATCTTTTATTCTTGTAATAAAATGCTAATATCTTGTTGTAAATCTCTAACACCTTTCTTATCTAATCCATCGTAATATAAAAGTGGGTTACCGAAATCATCTTTACGAGATCTAATTTTTCCATTCTTATCAATTAAGGCAAATAAACCCGAATGCTCAAAACCACCCGCAACATTTCCGTTTTCAGCCGCATATAAATTGAAACCACTGTTTGCTAAACCTAAAATCACAGCTTTATCACCTGTCAAAAAATTCCAGTTAGAAGAAGTTACACCTAACAACTTTGCATGATCTTTTAAAACTTTCGCAGTGTCATGCTCTGGGTCAATGGTGATTGAAACAATTCCAAAATTTGGGTTACCGAAAAATTTCTTTTCTATCGTTAACATACTTTGATTCATCTTAGGACAAATAGAAGGACAAGTGGTAAAGAAGAATTCCAATACATATACTTTTCCCTTGTAAGTCTCATTACTGATATCAATGTTGTCTTGGTTTCTAAAATTAAACTTTGGTGCTGGACCTATTTCAACTAATTTCCCATCTACTTGATTAGAGTTCGAAACATTATCCAAACGTTCCCCCTTGACAATATCACCTTCTTTAAAACGATCAACGATTTTTGGGATGGCATATATTCCAAAAATTAAGATGATAAATGAAATTCCGATGTAAGATTTATTTTTAAACATACTATTACTTTAATAATTGCTTGGTTGCATTATGATTCTTTTTTAAGGCTGCTCTGTACTCGTATAAAATGATCTTGAAATCATCCAACATCTCATTACTTAATTCTGCAGGATGAAATGTATTATAACCTTCTTTGTAATCTTTAGCCTCTTTTCGGCCTCTTAGGTTTCTTGCTTTATCCACTATGTATACATTAGGCGTACTTGCTTCGTTACTTAATTTACCTTTAAGTTGCAAACCTTTGTAAAAAGTATCAATCTCAGACTTGGGCGCGAATAAAAAATGCCAGTTTGACACATCAGTAAACTCATCAAAAGCATCCATAATCTTTTTCACATCGTCTTGTGTACCATCTGCACAAATCATGACAAACTGCAAATCTTTGAAGGTATGATACCTTTGGTATATCTTTTCATTTAGATTAAAAAGATTCCCTCTGTTTTTAAGAACATCAGCTCCTCCAAAACCTAGAATAGTAATTTTACCATCAAGATGGACCTTCTCCCCGTTTAGGGACTGCCAACTCCCTACGTCAGGAATCTTAGTAGTAATTACAGGTAATTTAGTAAAACCATTAACACCCGATGCAAAAAAAAGATACGCAACAATAGGCAAGACAAACAATATAAAAAGCACGCTATTCTTCTTCATTTAAGACAAAATTTAATAGCACAAAAGTAAGCAAAAAAAAAGGTATCCGAAAAACGAATACCTTTAGTTTGAATTAATATAGTGTTAAAAATTCCACTTAATAGTTGAATCTTTAAAAACCCCATAAATATAATGTCCTTCTGTTAAAAGGATAAAAAGTAAATACAATACTAAGAAGATTAAAGGAATCACGACTGAGTTTTTCAACCAAGTAGTTTCACCTCCCATGTGCATAAAAGACCATACGATGTAATATGCTTTAAAAACTGTAAGACCGTAAAAGATCCAGTTCAAAAGATTCATACCAAGTAGGTCAGAAAAATAAAGAAAGTCTGGCTTTACGATACCTAAAATTACTTCTATAATAGTTACAAAAGACAATATTCCAAAAACCTTCCAGATTTGTCCTGTATTTGATTCATGTGCGTGTGACATAATAATATTTTTTAAAAAATTAAACTAGATAGAAAACTGTAAATACAAACACCCAAACTAAATCTACGAAGTGCCAGTATAATCCAACTTTTTCAACCATTTCATAACTCTTACGTTTTTCATACGTTCCAACAAGAACATTGAAGAAAATAATAATATTGATTATTATTCCAGAAATTACGTGGAAACCGTGGAAACCTGTAATAAAGAAAAAGAAATCAGCAAATAATTTATTCCCGTATTCGTTTCTAATTAAGTTCGCTCCTTCAACTACATAACTAGCATCTGCTAAACGAGTATCAGACTCCGCTCTAGATAAAATTGTTTTTTGTTTTGTATCTTGGTTAACATGTTCCGTTCTAATCAACAATTCAGGATGTGCTTTAAATCCTGCTTGCACTTCAGCAACTGAATAAGTTGGCAAAGATCCTTCACCTAAAAACCAAACACCTTTATTTTTTGTATGTTGTTCTCTTTCTTCTGGAAGAGTTGCAGCAAATTCAGCTAAAGCTACCCGCTTACAGTCTTTGTCAACAAATTGCAACAAACTACCACCTTTAGTCTCAATAGCTCCGTATTCTCCTTTGATGAAGTTTTTCCACTCCCAAGCTTGAGAACCAACGAAGATTAAACCTCCGATAATGGTTAGAAACATGTAAACTGCTACTTTACTTTTCTTCATTTGATGACCTGCATCAACAGCCAAAACCATTGTAACAGATGAAAAAATCAAAATAAAAGTCATTAACGCCACATAATACATCGGAGCAGATACTCCATGCATAAATGGAAAGTGTGTAAACACCTCATCAGCCAAAGGCCATGTTTCAATAAATTTAAACCTTGAAAAACCGTAGGCTCCTAAAAATGCTGAGAACGTTAAGGCATCTGACACGATAAAAAACCACATCATTAATTTACCATAACTTGCTCCCATTGGCTCGTTTTCGCCACCTCCCCAAATTTTTCCTTGATTGTCTGCAGTACTAACTGTCGCTCCCATAAAAATTATTCATTAAAAAGTTCCCAAATTTACGTTTTTTTCTTATTTAAAGAAATATAAAAATACAAATAAACACACCCACAAAATATCTAGAAAATGCCAATACATCGCAGCTAGTTCTATACCAAGAGTTTGAGTAGCATTGTACTTTTGTTTAAAATGATTATAAATTACAATTAGTAATGAAATAAGCCCTCCAGCAAGGTGCAACAAGTGGACAACTGCTATAACATACATAAAAGTTGTCGTAATTACGCTAGATGCCCCCGTAGGATAATACCCCATAGCTATCAACTGCGAAAAGCCTACAAACTGCAAAACAACGAACAATAAACCCAAAACCAAAGTACTCAATAAATACCCTGTAGTAGCTTGTCGATTATCTTTTTTAATAGCAGTTTTAGCCAAATAGATGGTAACACTACACCCAATAATAACTAATGTGCTACCAAAAAAAGCAGTAGGAAAGTGAAAGTCTTTCAACCAGTCTACCCTAGATTTACTTACAATATAAGCACTTGTAAGTCCTGCAAACATCATCACCATGCTTATCATCGCAAACATTAAGATCATTTTGTATGATCTACTTGTTCGGGATTGGTGCTCCTCTGTTGTCATCGTCATTCCCATAATTATCTTAAAAATTTATCTACTATATAAACAATTTGCAGCAACGATATATATGCAACACTAACTAACATTAATGTTCTCGCAGCTTTTGCAGTTCTCTCTTTATATAACTTAACTGCATAAAATAACATCCATACTCCAAGCAAAAATACCACAATTGCAGCATAAATACCAATAAATAATTGACCTGTATACCCAAAAGAAGGTAACAAAGAAGCTATTACCAACCAAACGGTATATAAAATAACTTGCAATGCAGTTCCTTTATCTTTTTTACCAGTAGGTAACATGAATATATTTGCCTTCTCATAATCATCATACAAAAACCAGCCGATAGCCCAAAAATGCGGGAATTGCCAAAAGAACTGAATCAAAAATAAGGTCCCTGCTTCAATTCCAAAATCTCCACTTGCTGCTACCCATCCTAACATGAACGGAATCGCTCCTGGAAATGCACCTACGAAAACTGACAACGAAGTCACCGTTTTAAGTGGTGTGTAAACACTTGTATATAAAAAAATTGAAATCGCACCAAACATTGCTGTTTTCGGATTGATCAAATAAAGCAATACAATTCCTGTCACTGTTAATAAAGTCGCTACTAAAAGCGCAACAGAAGATGACATTCTACCAGATGGTACCGGACGATTCTTGGTACGATCCATTAAAATATCCAAATCTTTTTCAATTACCTGATTAAAAGCATTTGAAGCACCCACCATACAATATCCACCAACCATCAACATTGCCAAAACAGACCATTGAAAAGGATGTTCATCACTGAAACCTAACAGATATCCTGCAATCGATGAAAACAAAACACTAATAGCAAGTCCAGCCTTAGTAATTTCTTTAAAATCAGAAAAAAGGGATTTAACAGAAAATGTATTTTGTATAGAATTCAAGCGGACTTTATTTGATTTTTAAACTTGCGCAAAGGTACAAATTAGATTGGAGAATATAGAAGCTAGATTTTAGATTTTTTCAATAAAACCGTTAAAAAAACCAATCTCAGCAATTAATAATCAAAATACCAATTAAACACATCAGTACGCAAACCAATACTAAACCAATTCGTACTTTCTTTAAATACCGTGGCA encodes the following:
- a CDS encoding TolC family protein, which gives rise to MKKITNLLLLSLFLSQIIASAQSKKWTLEDCVSYALTHNISIQQSDLDVDLAVIDKKQAFGNFLPSVNASSSHSWNIGLNQDITTGILQNKTTQFTSAAGTVSVDIYKGLQNQNTLRKNNLSLVAAQYQLTKMKEDISLNVANAYLQVLFNVENLKVQKVQLEIDKKQNVRTQELVNTGTIARGDLLDSKATVAADNQRIVTAENVLLISKLSLAQLLQLEDFVTFDIEEKSVFEVGYNILTEDPQSILKVAKEKRTPLRIAETNLAIAEKNIAIARGAFQPTLKGFYNYNTRISYSDVPLRDATGSIIGLQSAPPFFQQFNDNKGQSFGLQLNIPILNGFSVRNNVERSQVNFQKSKIALEQQNLDLERSVYTAFTDAKGALKAHESSVEALEARQESFRYAKEKFDVGLMNAFELSQSQTLLSNAQSEVLRTKYDYIFKIKILEFYFGIPIVNIP
- a CDS encoding DUF4403 family protein → MRRTSFIILLITTLFLNSCSTLQKIDSLKPEPDDASPIVYETVPSFINLPIKIKLKDIENQTNSLLNGLIYEDNTIEDDDIALKIWKTAPIKISNNGSTATNNSTTTVLPLKMEFKYRIGTKTLGIEMYDVRTFNLNGIVTLTSKVQLSNWKLNTVTTLKSIDWSESPTMTVLGKNMPITYLANPALKIFKTKIEKTIDETIEKSMDFKPNVLEALDKISTPFQINEAYESWLRINPTEIYASNAQLQGDNLIMNMGLKCTMETLIGRQPQTKFDSSKITLKAASKIPNQITANIIAVSSYNDASKIMTKNFSGQEFGSGSKKIKVQKVDLWHKDGKMIIALEMIGSINGAIYLSGFPKYDESRKEIYFDNLDYVLDTKSKIMRTANWLGQAYILKKIQQSCRYSIIPNLEEGQKTLMTYLTNYSPMHGVYVNGKTDAIRFEKIQLTNNAILASLKINGTIDITVDGLK
- a CDS encoding DUF420 domain-containing protein, translating into MKKEDLEQKYNKWIVVLSIAIPVVVAILFGVNLRKLGFDVAPLSFLPPIYASINGLTAIILIAAVFAVKNGNLKLHENLMKTAIGCSLAFLVMYIAYHMTSDSTKFGGEGVIKYVYYFILITHIILSIAIIPMVLITYVRALAQVFDKHKKIAKITFPIWLYVAVTGVVVYLMIAPYYNF
- a CDS encoding SCO family protein — encoded protein: MFKNKSYIGISFIILIFGIYAIPKIVDRFKEGDIVKGERLDNVSNSNQVDGKLVEIGPAPKFNFRNQDNIDISNETYKGKVYVLEFFFTTCPSICPKMNQSMLTIEKKFFGNPNFGIVSITIDPEHDTAKVLKDHAKLLGVTSSNWNFLTGDKAVILGLANSGFNLYAAENGNVAGGFEHSGLFALIDKNGKIRSRKDDFGNPLLYYDGLDKKGVRDLQQDISILLQE
- a CDS encoding cytochrome C oxidase subunit IV family protein, which encodes MSHAHESNTGQIWKVFGILSFVTIIEVILGIVKPDFLYFSDLLGMNLLNWIFYGLTVFKAYYIVWSFMHMGGETTWLKNSVVIPLIFLVLYLLFILLTEGHYIYGVFKDSTIKWNF
- a CDS encoding cytochrome c oxidase subunit 3 — protein: MGATVSTADNQGKIWGGGENEPMGASYGKLMMWFFIVSDALTFSAFLGAYGFSRFKFIETWPLADEVFTHFPFMHGVSAPMYYVALMTFILIFSSVTMVLAVDAGHQMKKSKVAVYMFLTIIGGLIFVGSQAWEWKNFIKGEYGAIETKGGSLLQFVDKDCKRVALAEFAATLPEEREQHTKNKGVWFLGEGSLPTYSVAEVQAGFKAHPELLIRTEHVNQDTKQKTILSRAESDTRLADASYVVEGANLIRNEYGNKLFADFFFFITGFHGFHVISGIIINIIIFFNVLVGTYEKRKSYEMVEKVGLYWHFVDLVWVFVFTVFYLV
- a CDS encoding cytochrome c oxidase subunit 3; protein product: MGMTMTTEEHQSRTSRSYKMILMFAMISMVMMFAGLTSAYIVSKSRVDWLKDFHFPTAFFGSTLVIIGCSVTIYLAKTAIKKDNRQATTGYLLSTLVLGLLFVVLQFVGFSQLIAMGYYPTGASSVITTTFMYVIAVVHLLHLAGGLISLLIVIYNHFKQKYNATQTLGIELAAMYWHFLDILWVCLFVFLYFFK
- the cyoE gene encoding heme o synthase, encoding MNSIQNTFSVKSLFSDFKEITKAGLAISVLFSSIAGYLLGFSDEHPFQWSVLAMLMVGGYCMVGASNAFNQVIEKDLDILMDRTKNRPVPSGRMSSSVALLVATLLTVTGIVLLYLINPKTAMFGAISIFLYTSVYTPLKTVTSLSVFVGAFPGAIPFMLGWVAASGDFGIEAGTLFLIQFFWQFPHFWAIGWFLYDDYEKANIFMLPTGKKDKGTALQVILYTVWLVIASLLPSFGYTGQLFIGIYAAIVVFLLGVWMLFYAVKLYKERTAKAARTLMLVSVAYISLLQIVYIVDKFLR